The genomic interval tgtaaaaatatatatttgggcTGGTAAATATTGAGTGGCTGGTAGATTTTTTGCTGGCTgacccaaaaatgtatttcccACCCTGACCTCACTCACTTATCTCAGCACAACAGAACAAAAATCTTGCACCAGCTACTCGATTAATTTCTGAGAAAAGATGCCTGGGTATGTATTATGCATACTTATTATTTTAGCAATGTCAAATGCCTGATTGACACAAAACAAACGACACAAAACGTAGTTTCatttcacattgtccttttcaGCACGGTTGCCGCAACTATGGTTGATGCGTAACCAGGCCAGCTCAGTACAGCTCGACTTCGCTTGGTCCAATAGTGTAAATCAGGGAATAGTGTGTAAGTAGGTAATAGTGTATAATACTGTAAGTGTTACAGGGGAGCTACCCTGTAGCATCGCAAAAAGAGTAGGTTTTAAGCTGCTACACTGGATGCATAGCTTTTGCATAGCAATTTATCAAGTGTTCTTGGGCGTGAGCCGCACGTTCAATTGTTGAAAATAAAAACAGTGTAATTCTTTGCGGAGCGGTGTAAGGCCAGTTAGTTGGAAAGTGTCTAGGTACCTGAGGCTCTCCAGTCTCTGGGTCTGGGACAGGTTCCCGTGCAGCTTCCCCACCTTTAGCCCCATCAGGCCCAGGAGGATGTGCATCCGTTGGGCCTGCTTCTTAGTCTGGGTGAACACCATCACGTGGTCCTGGAACGTCTGCGTCAGCAGGgctgagacacacagacatagacacaggagataaacacaaaacacacacaggcaggagACACAagagacacacatgcacagactggTGACACACCCACAGTTAGTCGAGATTGCTACATGTATCAGAAAGTTCAATGTTCACCTTTTTCAACCGCATGGTTTTCCATTTCTGTTCAATGGAAAATGACGAAGGTGAAAAGGGTGAGCAGTGAACTTTCTGCTACATGTTGTACTTTACTTCACAATAACTCAGCACTGTATTGTGATAGTTGTCCAGACAACTCACCGCCCACAACGGCCTCCTTGTCTCCTTTCTTGGCTGGTCGGATCCTGACAAACTCCTGTAGGGCGCCACGTCTGTGTTGCTTTTCACAAAGATTACGCACTGGCTGCTTCAGAGAGACCCGACGCCAAGTCTTTCACCtggaggacaaagagagagaaagataacacCATTTCAATAAACAATGCAGCCACTGGAGGGTAAAGTAATGGAAAAACAAAGCAACAACGATCAGAATCTAATTGAACAATATGC from Salvelinus alpinus chromosome 2, SLU_Salpinus.1, whole genome shotgun sequence carries:
- the LOC139541064 gene encoding probable ATP-dependent RNA helicase DDX27; the protein is MLDEYFEEQMKEIIRMCAYQTDHALLCHHERGIQTQPTWRRVSLKQPVRNLCEKQHRRGALQEFVRIRPAKKGDKEAVVGALLTQTFQDHVMVFTQTKKQAQRMHILLGLMGLKVGKLHGNLSQTQRLESLR